Proteins co-encoded in one Bombus terrestris chromosome 18, iyBomTerr1.2, whole genome shotgun sequence genomic window:
- the LOC100652298 gene encoding heparan-alpha-glucosaminide N-acetyltransferase isoform X2 gives MIDTSINSCTNSNVSLGIDQACFSILNLYINPVIFYAIAWQAYTGTGVPLATLEPKSNTSLIISTKYPLHIYYQTVEPHKNYEYCHTTYTFKEYGSYGWNISNANICSNIYVIHEPTNSYFPILTAFMIYMLLAVTWTTSKVIIRVIRGKLSPNNVYDDLNRLQEENTTHPVIRVTKFSSRIQSVDAFRGITILLMIFVNNGGGKYVFFNHSAWFGLSVADLILPWFAWIMGMSITISKRAELRLTTSRVKITLCCLRRSAILILLGLMLNSIDSKSLNDLRFPGVLQLLSVSYFVCAILETIFMKPHSQFGRFAIFRDILDSWPQWLIMAGIMTTHTLITFFLHIPNCPTGYFGPGGKYHYRGKYMNCTAGAAGYIDRLIFGNHTYSRITNSIYGQILRYDPEGLMNTISAIFIVYLGVHAGKILLLYYQGNARLIRWFLWAVFTGIIAGILCNFESEGGVIPVSKRMMTLSYVLTCSSFAFLLYALLYFLIDYKQFWSGAPFIYAGINPIFLYVGHVLTKDLFPWAWNIVHPTHGSLLTMNLWTTTLWAIIAYLLYRKDIIITI, from the exons ATGATAGACACATCTATAAATTCTTGTACTAATTCAAATGTTTCGCTTGGAATAGATCAAGCGTGTTTCAGtattttgaatttatatattaatcctGTCATCTTCTATGCAATAGCATGGCAAGCTTACACA GGTACTGGTGTCCCATTGGCTACTTTAGAACCAAAAAGTAATACAAGTTTGATAATAAGCACAAAATACCCATTACACATATATTATCAAACTGTTGAACCacataaaaattatgaatattgtCA CACAACTTACACCTTCAAGGAATATGGTAGTTATGGATGGAATATATCAAATGCTAATATATGttctaatatttatgtaatacatGAACCAACAAATAGCTACTTTC CAATTTTGACAGCATTTATGATATATATGTTATTAGCAGTCACATGGACAACATCTAAAGTTATTATACGAGTAATAAGAGGAAAATTGTCCCCCAATAATGTATATGAT gATTTGAATAGACTTCAAGAAGAGAATACAACACATCCAGtaattagagttacgaaattcAGCAGTAGAATACAATCAGTAGACGCGTTTAGAgg AATTACAATATTATTGATGATATTTGTCAATAATGGAGGAGGAAAGTACGTTTTCTTCAATCATAGTGCATGGTTTGGACTTTCCGTAGCCGATTTAATACTTCCTTg GTTTGCATGGATTATGGGTATGTCAATAACAATCTCAAAACGGGCAGAACTTCGTTTAACAACATCACGCGTTaaaataacgttatgttgtctTCGACGATCAGCGATATTGATTCTTCTCGGATTAATGTTAAATTCAATTGATAGTAAATCTTTAAACGATCTTCGTTTTCCTGGTGTTCTTCAGTTACTATCTGTGTCGTATTTCGTATGCGCCATATTGGAAACAATCTTCATGAAACCTCATTCTCAG TTCGGCCGTTTCGCTATATTCCGAGACATCTTAGATAGCTGGCCTCAATGGTTAATTATGGCAGGCATTATGACTACGCACACATTAATTACATTCTTCCTCCATATACCGAATTGTCCGACGGGTTACTTTGGACCAGGTGGAAAATATCATTATCGTGGAAAGTACATGAATTGCACCGCTGGCGCAGCTGGCTACATAGATAGATTGATCTTTGGAAATCATACGTATTCTAGAATAACAAACTCTATTTATGGTCAAATCTTACGTTATGACCCTGAAG GACTGATGAACACTATATCGgctatatttattgtttatttggGAGTTCATGCTGGCAAAATTTTATTGCTGTATTATCAGGGTAATGCCAGGCTGATTAGGTGGTTCTTATGGGCAGTATTTACA gGTATTATTGCTGGAATTTTATGCAATTTCGAAAGCGAAGGAGGAGTGATTCCAGTTAGCAAAAGAATGATGACATTATCGTACGTTCTGACTTGTTCTAGTTTTGCTTTTTTGTTGTATGCACTTTTATACTTTCTTATTGACTATAAACAATTCTGGAGTGGAGCTCCTTTTATTTATGCTG GGATAAATCCAATTTTTCTGTACGTTGGTCACGTTTTGACAAAAGATTTATTCCCATGGGCATGGAATATCGTTCATCCTACCCATGGTTCTCTTCTGACTATGAATTTATGGACAACAACTTTATGGGCAATAATTGCATATCTTCTTTATAGGAAAGATATTATCATAACTATTTAA
- the LOC100650826 gene encoding RNA 3'-terminal phosphate cyclase, whose protein sequence is MSSIQIDGSLGEGGGQVLRIALCLSTLYKIPIKINNIRAGRPKPGLAAQHLKGVELLKDMCNAEVYGAHIGSTILEFKPGQLNMDKKHTFFVDTGTAGCICLLAQVALPCALFLLRKDTVTLILKGGTNVPMGPHIEYFTEIFRPLLNKFGADFDFRVITRGYYPKGGGEVHLYIKPVHTLKAITLTDPGIPHEIIGWAYVAGVVHIREAHKMANDVKSVLTKGLNKSNIPLPPINIEVYKEDRSVTIGNGSGINVMCATTSGCVFGGSGLGSGRQEQVAPGIQAANEILNTILAGSCVDEHAQDQLIILMALAKGTSKINLGSKKLTCHTETAIKVAELVLQQFNLQFKLCENRNDGSNNSYTLECEGCGYENKDIK, encoded by the exons ATGTCTTCGATACAAATTGATGGAAGCTTGGGCGAAGgt GGTGGTCAGGTATTAAGAATTGCACTTTGCCTGAGTACATTAtataaaattccaattaaaattaataatatacgaGCAGGTCGTCCTAAGCCTGGCCTTGCTGCACAACATTTAAAAG GAGTAGAACTGTTAAAAGATATGTGTAATGCAGAAGTTTATGGAGCTCATATAGGATCAACAATTTTAGAGTTTAAACCTGGTCAGTTAAACATGGATAAAAAACACACATTCTTTGTAGATACAGGAACTGCTGGCTGTATTTGTTTGTTAGCTCAAGTAGCTTTACCTTGTGCTCTTTTTCTTCTAAGAAAGGATACAGTTACCTTGATTCTTAAAGGTGGCACAAACGTTCCTATGGGACcacatatagaatattttacagaaatattCAGACCATTACTTAATAAATTTGGAGCTGATTTTGATTTTAGAGTTATAACAAG GGGTTATTATCCAAAGGGAGGTGGAGAGGTACATTTGTACATTAAACCTGTACATACTTTGAAAGCTATTACTTTAACTGATCCAGGAATTCCACATGAAATAATAGGATGGGCATATGTTGCAGGTGTTGTTCACATTAgg GAAGCACATAAAATGGCAAATGATGTAAAATCAGTTTTAACAAAAGGTTTAAATAAATCTAATATTCCATTGCCACCTATAAATATCGAAGTTTATAAAGAGGATAGATCTGTAACTATTGGTAATGGGTCTGGCATCAA TGTAATGTGCGCTACGACTAGTGGATGTGTTTTTGGTGGGTCAGGACTGGGTTCTGGACGTCAAGAGCAAGTAGCACCAGGTATACAAGCAGCTAATGAAATATTGAACACAATTTTAGCAGGATCCTGTGTTGACGAACATGCACAAGATCaa ttAATCATTTTGATGGCTTTAGCTAAAGGTACTTCTAAAATTAATCTCGGAAGTAAAAAACTTACTTGTCACACTGAAACAGCTATAAAAGTGGCAGAATTGGTCTTACAACAGTTTAATCTTCAATTTAAGTTATGCGAAAATAGAAATGATGGAAGTAATAATTCCtataccttagagtgtgaaggTTGTGGGtatgaaaataaagatataaaataa
- the LOC100642267 gene encoding GDP-Man:Man(3)GlcNAc(2)-PP-Dol alpha-1,2-mannosyltransferase isoform X3: MRMVLNMLLVIVICKILCIFIILPILLITWKKRYSKSRMERSHKETVVGFFHPYCNSGGGGERVLWAAISAIQTRYPNVCIVIYTGDLDAHPEQILNKAEKVFNYKIEHKIKFVYLHRRKWVEPSMYPYFTLLGQSLGSIWLGIEALNSFVPDIYIDTMGYAFTYPLFKYIGGCRVATYTHYPTISTDMLKHVYKRVISHTNKRVIARNPFLSAAKLVYYKLFGLIYGWVGSRAEIVMVNSSWTEEHINTIWKCPLKTHKIYPPCNVKHLTSLPLLNDDEKCNNIRIISVAQFRPEKNHPLMLRAMYELRSIVKEEIWEKIRLILIGSCRNFEDEVRMKDMKDLSKHFALDENVEFKLNIPYSELLSELQRAMIGLHTMWNEHFGISIVECMAAGLIVVAHGSGGPRADIIETQPGSQNGFLATEAEEYAKIMAHIINMHPEDRKAIRTVARASVDRFSDEMFEREFLRTIEPFFRQKQE, translated from the exons ATGCGTATGGTATTAAATATGTTGCTAGTAATAgtcatatgtaaaatattatgtatatttattattttacctattttattaataacatgGAAAAAGCGATATTCCAAAAGTCGAATGGAAAGATCACACAAGGAAACGGTTGTAGGTTTCTTTCATCCGTATTGTAATTCAGGTGGAGGAGGTGAAAGAGTACTTTGGGCTGCTATAAGTGCTATACAAACCAG atACCCTAATGTATGCATAGTTATTTATACTGGGGATCTTGATGCACATCcagaacaaattttaaataaggcagaaaaagtatttaattataaaattgagcataaaattaaatttgtatactTACATAGGCGCAAATGGGTGGAACCTTCAATGTATCCATATTTTACACTTTTAGGACAGAGTTTGGGATCAATTTGGTTAGGTATTGAAGCTTTAAATAGTTTTGTACcag aCATTTACATTGATACCATGGGTTATGCATTTACATAtccattatttaaatatattggtGGGTGTCGAGTAGCAACATATACTCACTACCCCACAATTTCAACTGATATGTTGAAACATGTTTATAAAAGAGTTATCTCTCATACTAATAAAAGAGTTATAGCTAGAAATCCATTTTTATCGGCAGCTAAActtgtttattataaattatttggactt ATATATGGTTGGGTTGGCAGTAGGGCAGAAATTGTAATGGTTAATTCCTCATGGACCGAAGAACATATTAATACAATTTGGAAATGTCCATTGAAAACTCATAAAATTTATCCACCTTGCAATGTAAAGCACTTAACATCACTGCCACTTCTCAATGATgatgaaaaatgtaataatattcgtataatATCAGTCGCACAATTTAGACCAGAAAAGAATCATCCATTAATGTTGAGAGCCATGTATGAACTTAGATCAAtcgttaaagaagaaatttggGAAAAA ATTCGTTTAATTCTTATTGGTTCTTGTCGAAATTTTGAAGATGAAGTACGCATGAAAGATATGAAGGATTTATCAAAACATTTTGCATTAGATGAAAATGTAGAATTTAAACTAAACATACCATACTCGGAACTTCTATCGGAACTTCAACGAGCAATGATAGGTTTACATACAATGTGGAATGAACATTTTGGTATAAGCATTGTTGAATGTATGGCAGCTGGATTAATTGTAGTAGCTCATGGTTCTGGTGGACCAAG GGCTGATATAATAGAAACACAACCAGGGTCTCAAAATGGATTTTTAGCTACAGAAGCTGAAGAATATGCAAAGATTATGGCACATATTATCAACATGCATCCAGAAGATAGAAAAGCCATTAGGACAGTTGCTAG aGCATCCGTAGACCGGTTTTCGGACGAAATGTTTGAAAGAGAATTTTTACGAACTATAGAACCATTTTTTAGACAAAAACAGGAATGA
- the LOC100642267 gene encoding GDP-Man:Man(3)GlcNAc(2)-PP-Dol alpha-1,2-mannosyltransferase isoform X2, protein MMRMVLNMLLVIVICKILCIFIILPILLITWKKRYSKSRMERSHKETVVGFFHPYCNSGGGGERVLWAAISAIQTRYPNVCIVIYTGDLDAHPEQILNKAEKVFNYKIEHKIKFVYLHRRKWVEPSMYPYFTLLGQSLGSIWLGIEALNSFVPDIYIDTMGYAFTYPLFKYIGGCRVATYTHYPTISTDMLKHVYKRVISHTNKRVIARNPFLSAAKLVYYKLFGLIYGWVGSRAEIVMVNSSWTEEHINTIWKCPLKTHKIYPPCNVKHLTSLPLLNDDEKCNNIRIISVAQFRPEKNHPLMLRAMYELRSIVKEEIWEKIRLILIGSCRNFEDEVRMKDMKDLSKHFALDENVEFKLNIPYSELLSELQRAMIGLHTMWNEHFGISIVECMAAGLIVVAHGSGGPRADIIETQPGSQNGFLATEAEEYAKIMAHIINMHPEDRKAIRTVARASVDRFSDEMFEREFLRTIEPFFRQKQE, encoded by the exons AT GATGCGTATGGTATTAAATATGTTGCTAGTAATAgtcatatgtaaaatattatgtatatttattattttacctattttattaataacatgGAAAAAGCGATATTCCAAAAGTCGAATGGAAAGATCACACAAGGAAACGGTTGTAGGTTTCTTTCATCCGTATTGTAATTCAGGTGGAGGAGGTGAAAGAGTACTTTGGGCTGCTATAAGTGCTATACAAACCAG atACCCTAATGTATGCATAGTTATTTATACTGGGGATCTTGATGCACATCcagaacaaattttaaataaggcagaaaaagtatttaattataaaattgagcataaaattaaatttgtatactTACATAGGCGCAAATGGGTGGAACCTTCAATGTATCCATATTTTACACTTTTAGGACAGAGTTTGGGATCAATTTGGTTAGGTATTGAAGCTTTAAATAGTTTTGTACcag aCATTTACATTGATACCATGGGTTATGCATTTACATAtccattatttaaatatattggtGGGTGTCGAGTAGCAACATATACTCACTACCCCACAATTTCAACTGATATGTTGAAACATGTTTATAAAAGAGTTATCTCTCATACTAATAAAAGAGTTATAGCTAGAAATCCATTTTTATCGGCAGCTAAActtgtttattataaattatttggactt ATATATGGTTGGGTTGGCAGTAGGGCAGAAATTGTAATGGTTAATTCCTCATGGACCGAAGAACATATTAATACAATTTGGAAATGTCCATTGAAAACTCATAAAATTTATCCACCTTGCAATGTAAAGCACTTAACATCACTGCCACTTCTCAATGATgatgaaaaatgtaataatattcgtataatATCAGTCGCACAATTTAGACCAGAAAAGAATCATCCATTAATGTTGAGAGCCATGTATGAACTTAGATCAAtcgttaaagaagaaatttggGAAAAA ATTCGTTTAATTCTTATTGGTTCTTGTCGAAATTTTGAAGATGAAGTACGCATGAAAGATATGAAGGATTTATCAAAACATTTTGCATTAGATGAAAATGTAGAATTTAAACTAAACATACCATACTCGGAACTTCTATCGGAACTTCAACGAGCAATGATAGGTTTACATACAATGTGGAATGAACATTTTGGTATAAGCATTGTTGAATGTATGGCAGCTGGATTAATTGTAGTAGCTCATGGTTCTGGTGGACCAAG GGCTGATATAATAGAAACACAACCAGGGTCTCAAAATGGATTTTTAGCTACAGAAGCTGAAGAATATGCAAAGATTATGGCACATATTATCAACATGCATCCAGAAGATAGAAAAGCCATTAGGACAGTTGCTAG aGCATCCGTAGACCGGTTTTCGGACGAAATGTTTGAAAGAGAATTTTTACGAACTATAGAACCATTTTTTAGACAAAAACAGGAATGA
- the LOC100642267 gene encoding GDP-Man:Man(3)GlcNAc(2)-PP-Dol alpha-1,2-mannosyltransferase isoform X1 — protein MNFYFLMMRMVLNMLLVIVICKILCIFIILPILLITWKKRYSKSRMERSHKETVVGFFHPYCNSGGGGERVLWAAISAIQTRYPNVCIVIYTGDLDAHPEQILNKAEKVFNYKIEHKIKFVYLHRRKWVEPSMYPYFTLLGQSLGSIWLGIEALNSFVPDIYIDTMGYAFTYPLFKYIGGCRVATYTHYPTISTDMLKHVYKRVISHTNKRVIARNPFLSAAKLVYYKLFGLIYGWVGSRAEIVMVNSSWTEEHINTIWKCPLKTHKIYPPCNVKHLTSLPLLNDDEKCNNIRIISVAQFRPEKNHPLMLRAMYELRSIVKEEIWEKIRLILIGSCRNFEDEVRMKDMKDLSKHFALDENVEFKLNIPYSELLSELQRAMIGLHTMWNEHFGISIVECMAAGLIVVAHGSGGPRADIIETQPGSQNGFLATEAEEYAKIMAHIINMHPEDRKAIRTVARASVDRFSDEMFEREFLRTIEPFFRQKQE, from the exons atgaatttttattttctcat GATGCGTATGGTATTAAATATGTTGCTAGTAATAgtcatatgtaaaatattatgtatatttattattttacctattttattaataacatgGAAAAAGCGATATTCCAAAAGTCGAATGGAAAGATCACACAAGGAAACGGTTGTAGGTTTCTTTCATCCGTATTGTAATTCAGGTGGAGGAGGTGAAAGAGTACTTTGGGCTGCTATAAGTGCTATACAAACCAG atACCCTAATGTATGCATAGTTATTTATACTGGGGATCTTGATGCACATCcagaacaaattttaaataaggcagaaaaagtatttaattataaaattgagcataaaattaaatttgtatactTACATAGGCGCAAATGGGTGGAACCTTCAATGTATCCATATTTTACACTTTTAGGACAGAGTTTGGGATCAATTTGGTTAGGTATTGAAGCTTTAAATAGTTTTGTACcag aCATTTACATTGATACCATGGGTTATGCATTTACATAtccattatttaaatatattggtGGGTGTCGAGTAGCAACATATACTCACTACCCCACAATTTCAACTGATATGTTGAAACATGTTTATAAAAGAGTTATCTCTCATACTAATAAAAGAGTTATAGCTAGAAATCCATTTTTATCGGCAGCTAAActtgtttattataaattatttggactt ATATATGGTTGGGTTGGCAGTAGGGCAGAAATTGTAATGGTTAATTCCTCATGGACCGAAGAACATATTAATACAATTTGGAAATGTCCATTGAAAACTCATAAAATTTATCCACCTTGCAATGTAAAGCACTTAACATCACTGCCACTTCTCAATGATgatgaaaaatgtaataatattcgtataatATCAGTCGCACAATTTAGACCAGAAAAGAATCATCCATTAATGTTGAGAGCCATGTATGAACTTAGATCAAtcgttaaagaagaaatttggGAAAAA ATTCGTTTAATTCTTATTGGTTCTTGTCGAAATTTTGAAGATGAAGTACGCATGAAAGATATGAAGGATTTATCAAAACATTTTGCATTAGATGAAAATGTAGAATTTAAACTAAACATACCATACTCGGAACTTCTATCGGAACTTCAACGAGCAATGATAGGTTTACATACAATGTGGAATGAACATTTTGGTATAAGCATTGTTGAATGTATGGCAGCTGGATTAATTGTAGTAGCTCATGGTTCTGGTGGACCAAG GGCTGATATAATAGAAACACAACCAGGGTCTCAAAATGGATTTTTAGCTACAGAAGCTGAAGAATATGCAAAGATTATGGCACATATTATCAACATGCATCCAGAAGATAGAAAAGCCATTAGGACAGTTGCTAG aGCATCCGTAGACCGGTTTTCGGACGAAATGTTTGAAAGAGAATTTTTACGAACTATAGAACCATTTTTTAGACAAAAACAGGAATGA
- the LOC100652061 gene encoding cyclin G, with protein MDTSGLPVPDAIHPLLEQLQEALVLEVKYQPNLPLPNISQNDDITIGARDGSAHVLRCLKVWYDLPSDVFFVAINLMDRFLTKMKARPKYMACISVSAFHIATVQLAQSLDADHLVSISQCKCTGGDLKRMSEVIRNKLEWAPGTQPVTSLTFLRLFNAMFLAIASQLGLGDMYTSIVTESELLLRLEMVACDGNCASLKSSEVALVLLCTYLDGAVNRLDTNTDIPISTTAISSSSTINTSVTSRHQMLRLLDFAIELQKICKISDTSFFSTHEAVGAVLSKYNAQEQTPHRQRLIWRLSSRTARLLRPTDKFTSVLPVIAEHTPVPSPSKIRKNRKFGRRHGNKRR; from the exons ATGGACACATCGGGCTTGCCTGTACCGGATGCAATCCACCCGCTACTTGAACAATTGCAAGAAGCTTTGGTTCTTGAAGTAAAGTATCAACCTAACCTTCCGTTACCTAATATATCACAA aATGATGACATAACAATTGGAGCTCGTGATGGATCAGCCCATGTTTTAAGGTGTTTGAAAGTATGGTATGATCTACCATCGGATGTATTTTTTGTTGCCATCAATTTAATGGACCGCtttttaacaaaaatgaaaGCAAGACCAAAATATATGGCATGTATCAGTGTATCTGCTTTTCACATAGCTACTGTTCAGTTAGCACAGTCACTGGATGCTGACCACTTAGTCTCAATTTCTCAGTGCAAATGCACTGGAGGTGATCTTAAACGTATGTCAGAAGTAATACGGAATAAGTTAGAATGGGCACCTGGTACTCAACCTGTTACATCTTTaacttttcttcgtttattcAATGCAATGTTTCTTGCAATCGCATCACAACTAGGGCTAGGAGACATGTATACCAGTATTGTAacg GAATCTGAGCTTTTACTTAGGTTAGAAATGGTTGCATGTGATGGTAATTGTGCAAGTTTGAAGTCATCGGAAGTAGCACTTGTTCTACTCTGCACATACTTAGATGGTGCAGTGAACCGATTAGATACTAATACAGATATTCCCATATCTACTACTGCTATTTCTAGTTCCTCTACTATCAATACATCTGTAACATCAAGGCATCAAATGCTCAGACTTTTGGACTTTGCTATAGAACTTCAGAAAATATGTAAG ATTTCAGATACAAGCTTCTTTTCTACACATGAAGCTGTGGGTGCTGTATTGAGCAAATATAATGCTCAGGAGCAAACCCCTCACAGGCAAAGACTGATATGGAGATTATCTTCTCGTACAGCACGTCTTTTACGTCCAACTGACAAATTTACTTCTGTATTACCTGTTATCGCCGAACACACTCCGGTTCCTTCGCCGAGTAAAATTAG AAAAAATCGTAAGTTCGGTCGACGTCATGGAAATAAGAGACGTTAA
- the LOC100652298 gene encoding heparan-alpha-glucosaminide N-acetyltransferase isoform X1, producing the protein MIDTSINSCTNSNVSLGIDQACFSILNLYINPVIFYAIAWQAYTGTGVPLATLEPKSNTSLIISTKYPLHIYYQTVEPHKNYEYCHTTYTFKEYGSYGWNISNANICSNIYVIHEPTNSYFPILTAFMIYMLLAVTWTTSKVIIRVIRGKLSPNNVYDDLNRLQEENTTHPVIRVTKFSSRIQSVDAFRGITILLMIFVNNGGGKYVFFNHSAWFGLSVADLILPWFAWIMGMSITISKRAELRLTTSRVKITLCCLRRSAILILLGLMLNSIDSKSLNDLRFPGVLQLLSVSYFVCAILETIFMKPHSQDILLQFGRFAIFRDILDSWPQWLIMAGIMTTHTLITFFLHIPNCPTGYFGPGGKYHYRGKYMNCTAGAAGYIDRLIFGNHTYSRITNSIYGQILRYDPEGLMNTISAIFIVYLGVHAGKILLLYYQGNARLIRWFLWAVFTGIIAGILCNFESEGGVIPVSKRMMTLSYVLTCSSFAFLLYALLYFLIDYKQFWSGAPFIYAGINPIFLYVGHVLTKDLFPWAWNIVHPTHGSLLTMNLWTTTLWAIIAYLLYRKDIIITI; encoded by the exons ATGATAGACACATCTATAAATTCTTGTACTAATTCAAATGTTTCGCTTGGAATAGATCAAGCGTGTTTCAGtattttgaatttatatattaatcctGTCATCTTCTATGCAATAGCATGGCAAGCTTACACA GGTACTGGTGTCCCATTGGCTACTTTAGAACCAAAAAGTAATACAAGTTTGATAATAAGCACAAAATACCCATTACACATATATTATCAAACTGTTGAACCacataaaaattatgaatattgtCA CACAACTTACACCTTCAAGGAATATGGTAGTTATGGATGGAATATATCAAATGCTAATATATGttctaatatttatgtaatacatGAACCAACAAATAGCTACTTTC CAATTTTGACAGCATTTATGATATATATGTTATTAGCAGTCACATGGACAACATCTAAAGTTATTATACGAGTAATAAGAGGAAAATTGTCCCCCAATAATGTATATGAT gATTTGAATAGACTTCAAGAAGAGAATACAACACATCCAGtaattagagttacgaaattcAGCAGTAGAATACAATCAGTAGACGCGTTTAGAgg AATTACAATATTATTGATGATATTTGTCAATAATGGAGGAGGAAAGTACGTTTTCTTCAATCATAGTGCATGGTTTGGACTTTCCGTAGCCGATTTAATACTTCCTTg GTTTGCATGGATTATGGGTATGTCAATAACAATCTCAAAACGGGCAGAACTTCGTTTAACAACATCACGCGTTaaaataacgttatgttgtctTCGACGATCAGCGATATTGATTCTTCTCGGATTAATGTTAAATTCAATTGATAGTAAATCTTTAAACGATCTTCGTTTTCCTGGTGTTCTTCAGTTACTATCTGTGTCGTATTTCGTATGCGCCATATTGGAAACAATCTTCATGAAACCTCATTCTCAG GATATCTTACTCCAGTTCGGCCGTTTCGCTATATTCCGAGACATCTTAGATAGCTGGCCTCAATGGTTAATTATGGCAGGCATTATGACTACGCACACATTAATTACATTCTTCCTCCATATACCGAATTGTCCGACGGGTTACTTTGGACCAGGTGGAAAATATCATTATCGTGGAAAGTACATGAATTGCACCGCTGGCGCAGCTGGCTACATAGATAGATTGATCTTTGGAAATCATACGTATTCTAGAATAACAAACTCTATTTATGGTCAAATCTTACGTTATGACCCTGAAG GACTGATGAACACTATATCGgctatatttattgtttatttggGAGTTCATGCTGGCAAAATTTTATTGCTGTATTATCAGGGTAATGCCAGGCTGATTAGGTGGTTCTTATGGGCAGTATTTACA gGTATTATTGCTGGAATTTTATGCAATTTCGAAAGCGAAGGAGGAGTGATTCCAGTTAGCAAAAGAATGATGACATTATCGTACGTTCTGACTTGTTCTAGTTTTGCTTTTTTGTTGTATGCACTTTTATACTTTCTTATTGACTATAAACAATTCTGGAGTGGAGCTCCTTTTATTTATGCTG GGATAAATCCAATTTTTCTGTACGTTGGTCACGTTTTGACAAAAGATTTATTCCCATGGGCATGGAATATCGTTCATCCTACCCATGGTTCTCTTCTGACTATGAATTTATGGACAACAACTTTATGGGCAATAATTGCATATCTTCTTTATAGGAAAGATATTATCATAACTATTTAA